In Zingiber officinale cultivar Zhangliang chromosome 6A, Zo_v1.1, whole genome shotgun sequence, a single genomic region encodes these proteins:
- the LOC121997380 gene encoding tropinone reductase homolog At5g06060-like isoform X1: MELGNRWSLRGETALVTGGSKGIGRAIVEELARFGAAAHTRARNEAELKESLQKWTDLKLQVTGSVCDVSSSEEREKLIKEVSAIFNGKLNILVNNVASGYIKPVLEVTQEDYKHTMNTNLEAGFHLSQLAHPLLKASGRGNIIFISSIASLEGTTFMSVYGTSKGAMNQLTRCLACEWAKDNIRINCVAPGVINTPMAKWLTENEELVAKWCHRTPLGRVGEPEEVAASVVFLCLPSSSFITGQVIAVDGGKTICGDY, translated from the exons ATGGAGTTGGGAAATAGATGGTCTCTTCGAGGAGAAACAGCCTTGGTCACTGGCGGATCCAAAGGGATAGG GCGTGCTATTGTGGAAGAACTGGCAAGATTTGGAGCAGCAGCTCATACGCGTGCCAGGAATGAAGCAGAGCTGAAAGAGAGTTTGCAGAAATGGACAGATCTGAAGCTTCAGGTGACTGGTTCGGTCTGTGACGTCTCGTCctcggaagagagggagaagctCATAAAGGAAGTCAGCGCCATCTTCAACGGCAAACTCAATATCCTA GTTAATAATGTAGCGTCTGGTTACATTAAACCAGTTTTAGAGGTGACTCAAGAGGACTACAAGCACACCATGAACACTAACTTGGAAGCTGGTTTCCATTTGAGTCAACTCGCTCATCCTCTTCTCAAGGCATCTGGACGGGGCAATATCATCTTCATTTCTTCAATTGCTAGTCTCGAAGGAACCACTTTTATGTCCGTCTATGGAACATCTAAGG GAGCGATGAACCAACTCACTAGATGCCTCGCTTGCGAATGGGCTAAGGACAATATTCGTATCAATTGTGTTGCTCCCGGTGTCATCAATACGCCGATGGCTAAGTGG ctcacgGAGAACGAAGAACTGGTAGCGAAGTGGTGTCATCGTACTCCGCTTGGCCGTGTGGGAGAGCCTGAGGAAGTGGCAGCTTCGGTTGTTTTTCTTtgccttccttcttcctctttcatCACCGGTCAAGTGATTGCCGTCGATGGAGGTAAAACAATATGCGGTGACTATTAA
- the LOC121997380 gene encoding tropinone reductase homolog At2g29150-like isoform X2 encodes MELGNRWSLRGETALVTGGSKGIGRAIVEELARFGAAAHTRARNEAELKESLQKWTDLKLQVTGSVCDVSSSEEREKLIKEVSAIFNGKLNILVNNVASGYIKPVLEVTQEDYKHTMNTNLEAGFHLSQLAHPLLKASGRGNIIFISSIASLEGTTFMSVYGTSKGAMNQLTRCLACEWAKDNIRINCVAPGVINTPMAKWFYV; translated from the exons ATGGAGTTGGGAAATAGATGGTCTCTTCGAGGAGAAACAGCCTTGGTCACTGGCGGATCCAAAGGGATAGG GCGTGCTATTGTGGAAGAACTGGCAAGATTTGGAGCAGCAGCTCATACGCGTGCCAGGAATGAAGCAGAGCTGAAAGAGAGTTTGCAGAAATGGACAGATCTGAAGCTTCAGGTGACTGGTTCGGTCTGTGACGTCTCGTCctcggaagagagggagaagctCATAAAGGAAGTCAGCGCCATCTTCAACGGCAAACTCAATATCCTA GTTAATAATGTAGCGTCTGGTTACATTAAACCAGTTTTAGAGGTGACTCAAGAGGACTACAAGCACACCATGAACACTAACTTGGAAGCTGGTTTCCATTTGAGTCAACTCGCTCATCCTCTTCTCAAGGCATCTGGACGGGGCAATATCATCTTCATTTCTTCAATTGCTAGTCTCGAAGGAACCACTTTTATGTCCGTCTATGGAACATCTAAGG GAGCGATGAACCAACTCACTAGATGCCTCGCTTGCGAATGGGCTAAGGACAATATTCGTATCAATTGTGTTGCTCCCGGTGTCATCAATACGCCGATGGCTAAGTGG ttttatgtttaa